The following DNA comes from Desulfovibrio sp. TomC.
CAAGTTAATGGTAGATCGACATACTTCTTTGACCCTACTGATTTTTTCTATAACGAGCAAGCAGCTGTACCGATTTTAAGCAAAGATGATGGAGCTGTTTTTTACTTTCCAATTATTTCTAAAAGCTTAACCAATCAAGCTGAAAGCCCATCTGTTTGGGGCCCATATATAACTCTTGACCCTGGAATGTGGCAGCTTCAGTTTAAAAAAGAAAATGGAACACCATTCGACTATAGAGGCGCTAAATTTGACATTGTATCTGATTTAGGATCAAAAGTAATTATAGGCAAGTCAGACTGGCCACCAAATGGTGTTTTAAAATTCAATCTAACTGAAAAGACAAAAGATATTGAGTTTAGGATTTATCGCGCTGGCTTTAGCGATCAACTGTCATTTATAAAATTGAAAAAGCTATAAACTGATATTGAGTGGCACGCGCAATATCCGATGCCACGTTCTACAAGTGGCGCAGCAAGTTCGGAGGGCTGGATGTCGCGGAAGCCCGCCGCCTGCGGAGCTTGGCCCAAACCCAACATTCATGCCACCAGGTATCAAGTAGCTTCGAGCAGGTCTTTGGGTGTCAGGGGCATGGCAAGTACATCAAAAAGTTTAGCCTGTTATATCGATCTTGGCGTTTCTGTGCCGGTGAACGATGCTCATCACCGTATTCTTGCTGAGCTTCAATTCTTTGGCGATGTCTCGATATGACCGGTCCTCTTCGACGAGGCGGAGCACCTTGGGGGCCAGGCGGTCGGCCTTTGGGCGATGACCAGGCCTGCGCCCAAAGGTCTTACCCTGCGCCTTGGCCGCGGCGATGCCGGACCGCACCCGTTCCCGAAGCAGATCTCTCTCGAACTCTGCCAACGCGGCCATCATGGACGCGATCAGTTTTCCCTGGGGCGTGCTCAGGTCAAACTGGAGACCGGTCTGCGCGATCAGGGAAACGTTCCAGGCCTGGAGATTCTGGAGGGTCTGGACTAGGTCCGTGGTGCTGCGCCCCCAGCGAGTCAATTCTGTGTAAGCGCTCAATAAGGTGCGTCTTGTCAGGGCGAGCAGGAAGCGGCAGAAGCTCAGGCAGGGATGATTAGGGAGCAGGGATCGAGATT
Coding sequences within:
- a CDS encoding recombinase family protein: SRSLLPNHPCLSFCRFLLALTRRTLLSAYTELTRWGRSTTDLVQTLQNLQAWNVSLIAQTGLQFDLSTPQGKLIASMMAALAEFERDLLRERVRSGIAAAKAQGKTFGRRPGHRPKADRLAPKVLRLVEEDRSYRDIAKELKLSKNTVMSIVHRHRNAKIDITG